A genomic window from Sphingobacterium sp. BN32 includes:
- a CDS encoding glycosyltransferase, whose protein sequence is MESKIRRTDLFLIIVLYNCKLETSQTYNSILKNNSFLNLNGVIYDNSVESQDIKIIPSIGDFEYIHNPENPGLAEAYNFALKRAVELKSKWLVLLDQDTYITADYLDQLANFDLNNHPDVVINIPVVKSFDKEKLISPSMLRNGGFKPFNDIIYGVQNEKISGINSGTLINIDFLNSINQFNLLYPLDMLDHWYFREVYRRKKLVNIFNCEIFQNLSVQDGLEKNMSVKRYVGFVKAENLFFRTDSLNQYLLYKLRLIFRIYKQLRYKNKGYWKETLKILFAK, encoded by the coding sequence ATGGAAAGCAAAATCAGAAGGACGGATTTATTCTTAATAATTGTTTTATATAATTGTAAGCTCGAAACTTCACAAACTTATAATTCTATTTTAAAGAATAATTCCTTTTTAAATTTAAATGGAGTAATTTATGATAACTCTGTAGAATCTCAAGATATAAAAATAATACCATCAATTGGGGATTTTGAATATATACATAACCCTGAAAATCCAGGATTGGCGGAAGCTTATAATTTTGCGTTAAAAAGAGCAGTCGAATTAAAATCAAAATGGCTTGTTCTATTAGATCAAGATACTTATATAACTGCGGACTACCTCGATCAATTAGCAAATTTCGATTTAAATAATCATCCAGATGTAGTAATAAATATTCCTGTGGTTAAATCTTTTGATAAAGAAAAGTTGATTTCTCCTTCAATGCTTAGAAATGGCGGGTTTAAACCTTTTAATGATATAATTTATGGAGTTCAGAATGAAAAAATTTCAGGAATTAATTCAGGAACATTAATAAATATTGATTTTTTGAATTCAATCAACCAATTTAATTTATTATATCCTCTAGACATGTTAGATCATTGGTATTTTAGGGAAGTTTATAGGAGAAAAAAACTTGTAAATATTTTTAATTGTGAAATTTTTCAAAATCTTTCCGTACAAGACGGACTAGAAAAAAACATGAGCGTTAAAAGATATGTTGGCTTTGTGAAAGCTGAAAATTTGTTTTTCAGAACCGATAGTTTAAATCAGTACCTTTTGTATAAACTTAGACTGATTTTCAGAATCTATAAACAATTGAGATATAAAAACAAAGGGTATTGGAAAGAAACCCTTAAAATCTTGTTTGCAAAGTAA
- a CDS encoding glycosyltransferase, translating into MKVAYCIRKDYQTRGGGDVVQMLMTKKYLEKIKPDIQINIVSEPSDLTNDYDLCHIFNFSTFSETSLFFEKAQLHKIKIASSPIYWDYNITAYQYFSRLNFFKISENILNIEIFILKLLQKFYPISKLTSPKFSRLCKNFLENSDVVLPNSIEEYDLLLKFVKEKDRNTYNYQIVFNATEIGGVKLSSTFSQKYNLPENFLLQVGRIEPIKNQLSVLKALLYDNTIPIVFLGKVFVPEYYEELKKMAEKRGNVFFVQEVPYEDVFDFYANAHSHILPSLRESPGLVSLEAYSQNCNIICSEYPFSPYNTYFSKIAISINPLDLQSIRTAVMNSFAHTKKTNNMEILKTFSWENTAKTTLEAYNSIL; encoded by the coding sequence ATGAAAGTTGCATATTGTATTCGTAAGGATTATCAAACTAGAGGTGGTGGGGATGTAGTTCAAATGTTGATGACAAAAAAGTATTTGGAGAAAATAAAGCCAGATATACAAATTAATATAGTTTCTGAACCAAGTGATTTAACTAATGACTATGATCTATGTCATATTTTTAACTTTTCAACTTTTTCTGAAACTAGCTTATTCTTTGAAAAGGCTCAATTACATAAAATTAAAATTGCCTCCTCTCCTATATATTGGGATTATAATATAACCGCGTATCAGTATTTTAGTAGGTTGAATTTTTTTAAAATTTCTGAAAACATCCTAAATATTGAGATATTCATACTTAAACTTTTACAAAAATTTTATCCAATTTCTAAATTAACTTCTCCTAAGTTTTCAAGGTTATGTAAGAATTTTTTAGAAAATAGTGATGTTGTTTTACCAAACTCAATTGAAGAATATGATTTACTTTTAAAATTTGTTAAGGAGAAAGATAGGAATACCTATAATTATCAAATTGTCTTTAATGCAACTGAAATTGGCGGCGTTAAATTAAGTTCGACATTTAGTCAAAAATATAATTTACCAGAGAATTTTTTGTTACAAGTTGGCCGCATTGAGCCTATTAAGAATCAATTGAGTGTTTTAAAGGCTTTATTGTATGATAATACGATACCTATAGTTTTTTTAGGAAAGGTTTTTGTTCCAGAATATTATGAAGAATTAAAAAAAATGGCTGAAAAAAGAGGAAATGTTTTCTTTGTACAAGAAGTTCCTTATGAAGATGTATTTGACTTTTATGCTAATGCACATTCACATATTTTACCTTCATTAAGAGAATCTCCTGGATTGGTTTCGTTAGAAGCATATTCACAAAATTGTAATATTATTTGTTCAGAGTATCCATTTAGTCCTTATAATACATATTTTTCGAAAATTGCAATTTCAATAAATCCACTTGACTTACAGTCAATTCGTACTGCAGTAATGAATAGTTTTGCTCATACAAAAAAAACGAACAATATGGAAATTTTGAAAACCTTCAGTTGGGAAAATACAGCAAAAACAACACTTGAAGCATATAATTCTATACTTTAA
- a CDS encoding oligosaccharide flippase family protein yields the protein MSIKDKINSILSSDVNRRMFTHSFWILLGNVISKFVLLIATILMARYLGKEEYGQFGIIKSTILMFAVFAGMELGMTATKYISQYKSTDKQKVERIIGISNLFSIVISLLISAGVYLFSSEIAKQINAPHLSLEIKISSFILFFSSLNGIQNGILAGIEKFKNLSFNNAIAGVISSVGLILASNFFSLAIVVLAFGLNYVLVFLLNYISLKKQFYSEFKVKILNKDNFNEIDVLWKFSLPAILAGLMIGPVTWFCNYLLVNQPNGYNEMANFDIASQWRNTILFIPAALSQIALPLLASNLNDKEAYKLVFNKNLKINLIIGFSLVIVFVLASPLITFIYGEKYQDALFPMILMFITTGFITINNVIGQAIASQGKMWLGFYVNLIWAILLTLLAYIFIVVYNWGAIGLCGAYLISYMAHSLIQFLYIKRYI from the coding sequence ATGAGTATTAAAGATAAGATAAATAGTATACTATCCTCCGATGTGAATAGGAGGATGTTTACCCATAGTTTTTGGATTTTATTAGGAAATGTAATTTCTAAGTTTGTCTTATTAATTGCTACTATCTTAATGGCTAGGTATTTAGGTAAAGAAGAATATGGCCAATTCGGTATTATTAAATCAACTATTCTGATGTTTGCTGTTTTTGCAGGAATGGAGCTTGGAATGACTGCAACTAAATATATTTCACAATATAAATCAACAGATAAACAAAAAGTTGAAAGAATTATTGGGATTTCTAATTTGTTTTCTATTGTTATTAGTTTATTGATTTCTGCAGGTGTTTATTTGTTTTCATCGGAAATTGCTAAACAAATAAATGCACCTCATTTATCATTGGAAATTAAAATAAGTTCTTTTATTTTGTTTTTTTCCTCTTTGAATGGTATTCAGAACGGTATTTTAGCAGGGATTGAAAAATTTAAAAATCTATCTTTTAATAATGCAATTGCTGGTGTGATATCTTCAGTTGGTTTGATATTAGCTTCTAATTTCTTTTCATTGGCTATAGTCGTTTTAGCATTTGGATTAAACTATGTTCTTGTATTTTTATTAAATTATATTTCTCTCAAAAAACAATTCTATTCAGAGTTTAAGGTGAAAATCTTAAACAAGGATAATTTTAATGAAATTGATGTTTTATGGAAATTTAGTCTTCCTGCAATTTTAGCAGGATTAATGATAGGCCCAGTTACTTGGTTTTGCAATTATTTATTAGTGAATCAACCTAATGGTTATAATGAAATGGCAAATTTTGATATTGCAAGCCAATGGAGGAACACTATATTGTTTATTCCTGCGGCACTATCCCAAATTGCCTTACCATTACTAGCCTCAAATTTAAATGATAAGGAAGCTTATAAGCTCGTTTTTAATAAAAATTTGAAAATAAACTTGATTATTGGATTTTCGTTAGTGATTGTTTTTGTATTAGCATCACCTTTAATAACTTTTATATACGGTGAGAAATATCAGGATGCATTATTTCCTATGATATTAATGTTTATTACTACAGGATTTATTACAATAAATAATGTTATTGGTCAAGCAATAGCAAGTCAAGGGAAAATGTGGTTAGGGTTTTATGTTAATTTAATTTGGGCTATCCTACTTACCCTATTGGCTTATATTTTTATAGTAGTTTATAATTGGGGTGCAATTGGATTATGTGGTGCTTATTTAATAAGTTATATGGCTCATTCTTTAATTCAGTTTTTATACATAAAAAGATATATTTAA
- the wecB gene encoding non-hydrolyzing UDP-N-acetylglucosamine 2-epimerase — MEKKRNLIIFGTRPEAIKMAPLANLFQNDDRFITKVCVTAQHREMLDQVLDFFQVKPDFDLNLMKPNQNLYSLTADIITELKPVLEDFKPDYVYVHGDTSTTMAASIAAFYSGAKVCHVEAGLRTHNKRAPFPEEINRQVTGRIADYHFAPTEKAEENLLNEGIQVENILVTGNTVIDALLESADRVIDFENDEIKQLKQIVNPNKKMILVTGHRRENHGQGFINICEALKTIAENNSDVQIIYPVHLNPNVKGPVYEILSNVENIYLIDPLAYPAFVWLMGQSYLIITDSGGVQEEAPSLGKPVLVMRETTERPEAVDAGTVILVATDKNKIIKEADELLNNSNRYQAMSELHNPYGDGKACRRIVEFIASL; from the coding sequence ATGGAAAAGAAAAGGAATTTGATCATATTTGGAACCAGGCCTGAGGCGATAAAAATGGCACCGCTAGCGAATTTATTTCAGAATGACGATCGTTTTATTACTAAAGTATGTGTGACTGCACAGCATCGTGAGATGTTGGACCAAGTTTTGGATTTTTTTCAGGTAAAACCAGATTTTGATTTGAACTTAATGAAACCAAATCAAAATCTTTATTCCCTAACTGCGGATATTATCACAGAATTAAAACCAGTTTTAGAAGATTTCAAACCTGATTATGTGTATGTACATGGTGATACAAGTACCACAATGGCGGCAAGTATTGCTGCTTTCTATTCTGGTGCTAAAGTTTGCCACGTTGAAGCGGGTTTAAGAACACATAATAAAAGAGCGCCATTTCCGGAAGAAATCAATAGGCAGGTAACAGGAAGAATAGCTGATTACCATTTTGCACCGACTGAAAAAGCAGAAGAGAATTTATTAAATGAGGGAATTCAAGTAGAGAATATTTTGGTTACTGGAAATACAGTTATTGATGCACTCTTAGAAAGTGCTGATCGTGTAATTGATTTTGAAAATGATGAAATAAAGCAACTCAAACAGATCGTAAATCCTAATAAAAAAATGATTTTAGTCACTGGACATCGAAGAGAAAACCATGGACAAGGATTTATTAATATTTGTGAAGCATTGAAAACAATTGCTGAAAATAATTCGGATGTTCAAATAATTTATCCAGTTCACCTAAATCCAAATGTAAAAGGACCTGTATATGAGATTCTTTCAAATGTAGAAAATATCTATCTTATAGATCCATTAGCATATCCGGCTTTTGTTTGGTTGATGGGACAATCCTATTTAATTATTACAGACTCTGGAGGCGTTCAAGAAGAAGCACCAAGTCTGGGTAAACCTGTCTTGGTCATGCGGGAAACGACCGAAAGACCTGAAGCTGTTGATGCCGGAACTGTTATTTTAGTAGCTACAGATAAGAATAAAATTATTAAAGAGGCAGATGAACTTCTGAATAATTCGAATAGATATCAAGCAATGAGTGAATTGCATAATCCTTATGGCGATGGAAAGGCTTGTCGTCGTATTGTTGAATTTATAGCCTCCCTTTAA
- the rfbA gene encoding glucose-1-phosphate thymidylyltransferase RfbA → MKGIILAGGSGTRLHPLTLAVSKQLMPVYDKPMIYYPLSTLMLAGIKEILIISTPDDLPNFKKLLGDGSRIGCKFSYIEQPSPDGLAQAFILGEEFIGDDKVALILGDNIFYGSGMSKLLQSCADPDGGYVFAYPVHDPERYGVVEFDGDKKVVSIEEKPKEPKSNYAVPGLYFYDNEVVQIAKNIKPSHRGELEITDVNKEYLKQGKLKVGVFDRGTAWLDTGTIQSLMQAGQFVQVIEERQGMKIGAIEEIAYRMGYIDADQLKAIAEPLRKSGYGEYLIKVCK, encoded by the coding sequence ATGAAAGGAATTATTTTAGCAGGAGGATCTGGTACCAGATTACATCCATTAACATTAGCGGTTTCTAAACAATTAATGCCGGTTTACGATAAGCCGATGATATATTATCCCCTATCGACCTTAATGTTGGCGGGTATAAAAGAAATCTTGATTATTTCTACACCAGATGATCTTCCTAATTTCAAGAAATTATTAGGAGATGGTTCCAGAATTGGATGTAAATTCTCTTATATAGAGCAGCCCTCGCCTGATGGCCTAGCGCAAGCCTTTATCTTGGGTGAAGAATTTATTGGTGACGATAAAGTAGCCTTGATCCTAGGCGATAATATCTTTTATGGTTCAGGCATGTCCAAATTGTTGCAATCTTGTGCTGATCCTGATGGTGGTTATGTTTTTGCCTACCCAGTTCATGATCCAGAGCGTTACGGTGTAGTGGAATTTGATGGCGATAAAAAGGTGGTTTCCATAGAGGAGAAACCAAAAGAACCAAAATCAAATTATGCGGTTCCCGGATTGTATTTTTACGATAATGAGGTTGTGCAAATTGCAAAGAATATTAAACCCTCTCATCGAGGCGAGTTAGAGATTACGGACGTGAATAAGGAATATTTGAAGCAAGGTAAATTAAAGGTTGGTGTTTTTGATCGTGGGACAGCTTGGTTAGATACCGGTACCATTCAATCCCTTATGCAAGCAGGCCAATTTGTTCAAGTCATTGAAGAACGTCAAGGAATGAAAATTGGCGCAATTGAAGAAATCGCTTATCGTATGGGCTATATTGACGCTGATCAATTAAAAGCTATTGCAGAGCCATTAAGGAAGAGTGGTTATGGAGAGTATTTAATTAAAGTGTGCAAATAA
- the rfbD gene encoding dTDP-4-dehydrorhamnose reductase: MKIVITGSNGQLGSELQEILKSHSDKDCVFLDRSQLPLDEPAKIGEVLANLDPDVIIHAAAYTAVDKAESEETLADTVNHLASAEIAKYAAANKVKLIAVSTDYVFDGTSSQALKEDAAVDPINVYGLSKLRGEEAIQRIEPNAIIIRTSWVYSTYGNNFVKTMIRLMTEREEISVINDQVGSPTYAYDLANAIVSIIESKDWKPGIYHYSNEGEISWFDFASAIKEIKQFGCKINAIPTTAYPTPAKRPKFSLLDKSKIKSDYNLQIPEWRASLELMISKLN; the protein is encoded by the coding sequence ATGAAAATCGTCATCACAGGAAGTAATGGACAACTAGGTTCCGAACTTCAAGAGATATTAAAATCTCATTCGGATAAAGATTGTGTTTTCTTGGATCGTAGTCAATTACCTTTGGATGAGCCTGCTAAAATTGGCGAAGTATTAGCTAATCTAGATCCAGATGTTATCATCCATGCAGCAGCTTATACCGCAGTTGATAAGGCGGAATCAGAGGAAACATTAGCCGATACCGTAAATCACCTAGCATCTGCTGAAATTGCCAAATATGCTGCAGCAAATAAGGTGAAATTAATCGCTGTATCCACCGATTATGTTTTTGATGGAACATCTTCCCAAGCTTTAAAGGAGGACGCTGCAGTCGATCCAATCAATGTATATGGCTTAAGTAAGCTGCGTGGGGAAGAGGCAATTCAACGTATAGAACCTAATGCCATTATCATACGTACATCTTGGGTATATTCCACCTATGGTAATAACTTTGTGAAGACCATGATCCGTCTAATGACTGAGCGTGAGGAAATTTCCGTGATTAATGATCAAGTGGGTTCACCGACCTATGCATACGATTTGGCCAATGCCATTGTTTCTATTATCGAATCCAAGGATTGGAAGCCTGGAATTTACCATTACAGTAATGAAGGGGAAATCAGTTGGTTTGATTTTGCATCAGCCATCAAAGAAATAAAGCAGTTTGGTTGTAAAATTAATGCCATTCCAACAACCGCATACCCAACCCCAGCAAAGCGACCAAAATTTTCCTTACTTGATAAAAGCAAGATTAAGTCCGATTATAACTTGCAAATCCCGGAATGGAGAGCAAGCTTGGAATTGATGATTTCAAAATTAAACTAA
- the rfbC gene encoding dTDP-4-dehydrorhamnose 3,5-epimerase, with translation MKVTETKLAGCFILEPAVFGDSRGYFFESFNEATFNKLTGTETKFVQDNQSYSTRGVLRGLHAQGGEHAQAKLVRVLEGEVIDVAVDVRQGSPTYGQYVAVKLSAENKLQLFIPRGFLHGFAVLSETATFFYKCDNFYNKESECGIHPFDADVAVDWELPLEEIQLSDKDKQAPSFKEVFGQ, from the coding sequence ATGAAAGTTACAGAAACAAAATTAGCGGGTTGTTTTATTTTGGAACCCGCAGTATTTGGAGATAGCCGTGGTTATTTCTTCGAGAGTTTTAATGAGGCTACCTTTAATAAATTAACTGGTACAGAAACGAAATTTGTTCAGGATAATCAATCTTACTCTACGCGAGGTGTTTTACGTGGTCTACATGCACAAGGAGGAGAACATGCACAAGCCAAATTAGTTCGCGTTTTAGAAGGCGAAGTAATTGATGTGGCGGTTGATGTGCGTCAGGGATCCCCTACCTACGGTCAATACGTTGCGGTAAAACTAAGTGCCGAGAATAAATTACAGTTGTTCATTCCACGCGGATTTCTGCATGGCTTTGCTGTGTTAAGTGAAACAGCAACCTTCTTTTATAAATGCGATAATTTCTATAATAAGGAATCAGAATGTGGTATACATCCATTTGATGCCGATGTTGCCGTAGATTGGGAATTACCTTTGGAAGAAATTCAACTTTCCGATAAAGATAAGCAGGCACCTAGCTTTAAGGAGGTTTTTGGACAATGA
- the rfbB gene encoding dTDP-glucose 4,6-dehydratase: MEKTILITGGAGFIGSHVVREFVKKYPNYKIVNLDALTYAGNLENLIDIQDEPNYTFVKADIVDADAITDVFETYKPDGVIHLAAESHVDRSITNPTAFVMTNVIGTVNLLNAAKKLWKDNFEGKLFHHVSTDEVYGTLGETGLFEETTAYDPHSPYSASKASSDHFVRAYHDTYGMPVVLTNCSNNYGPNHFPEKLIPLCIHNILNNKPLPIYGDGKFTRDWLFVKDHARAIDLVFHQGKVGDSYNVGGFNEWQNIDLVKELCKQMDEKLGREAGTSAQLITFVKDRPGHDLRYAIDATKINQELGYQPSVTFEQGLSETIDWFLNNEEWLNNVTSGDYQKYYEGQYHKN, encoded by the coding sequence ATGGAAAAAACAATTTTAATTACTGGTGGCGCTGGATTTATTGGCTCACATGTAGTCCGGGAATTTGTGAAAAAATATCCGAATTACAAGATCGTTAACTTGGATGCTCTGACTTATGCAGGTAACTTAGAAAACCTAATTGATATACAAGACGAACCTAATTATACATTTGTTAAAGCGGATATTGTTGATGCAGACGCCATAACTGATGTATTTGAAACCTATAAACCAGATGGAGTGATTCATTTAGCTGCGGAATCGCATGTGGATCGTTCCATTACCAATCCTACGGCATTTGTTATGACCAATGTGATTGGAACTGTTAATCTTCTGAATGCGGCGAAAAAATTGTGGAAGGATAATTTTGAAGGAAAGTTATTCCACCACGTATCCACTGATGAGGTATATGGAACTTTAGGGGAAACTGGTTTATTTGAGGAGACTACCGCATATGATCCACATTCTCCTTATTCAGCTTCTAAGGCATCTTCTGATCATTTTGTTCGTGCTTATCACGATACCTATGGCATGCCTGTGGTATTAACCAACTGTTCGAATAATTATGGTCCAAACCACTTTCCAGAAAAGTTAATTCCCTTATGTATCCACAATATCTTAAATAATAAACCGCTTCCAATTTATGGAGATGGGAAATTCACACGCGATTGGTTATTTGTAAAAGACCATGCACGTGCTATTGATTTGGTTTTCCACCAAGGTAAAGTAGGTGATTCCTATAATGTTGGTGGGTTCAACGAATGGCAAAATATAGATTTGGTGAAGGAATTGTGTAAGCAAATGGATGAGAAATTGGGTCGTGAAGCTGGTACATCCGCACAATTAATCACCTTTGTCAAAGATAGACCAGGTCATGATTTGCGTTACGCCATTGATGCGACAAAAATCAATCAGGAATTGGGCTATCAGCCATCTGTAACATTCGAACAAGGATTATCAGAGACTATTGATTGGTTCTTGAACAATGAAGAGTGGTTAAATAACGTGACTTCAGGCGATTATCAGAAATACTACGAAGGACAATACCATAAAAATTAA
- a CDS encoding nucleotide sugar dehydrogenase, with product MNYPKEQIAVIGLGYVGLPLALEFAKKFWVIGFDINAKRINQLSNGIDETLEVDFKEYQELLSTNKTIDNHSSNGLILTSDFEEIKQASIYIITVPTPIDSFNVPNLTPLLKASKMVASCLKKGDLVIYESTVYPGCTEEECVPLLEKYSGLRYNQDFFVGYSPERINPGDKVNTLVNVKKLTSGSTKEAAVRVDALYKQIITAGTYLTDSIKIAEAAKAIENAQRDVNISFVNELALIFDRLGIDTQDVLDAASTKYNFLHFKPGLVGGHCISVDPFYLAHKASQVGYQPNVILSGRRVNEQMASFVASKVVKLMTAKDIVIKGSKALILGVTFKENCPDIRNSKVVEIYKELQDYGVQVDVYDPWAKKEQVAKQYDIDLIQILHANEPAIKKNNLQQRKIGSTQNGLGILEEILKSERANAIHYDAVILAVAHQEFRNMNIKSLMKDNCVLFDIKGVLERNLVDARL from the coding sequence ATGAACTACCCAAAAGAACAAATTGCAGTGATAGGATTAGGCTATGTGGGCTTACCCTTAGCTTTGGAATTTGCAAAAAAATTCTGGGTAATTGGTTTTGATATTAATGCCAAGCGTATTAATCAATTAAGCAACGGTATTGATGAAACGTTGGAGGTCGATTTTAAAGAATATCAAGAGCTTCTAAGCACAAATAAGACAATAGATAATCATTCATCAAATGGTTTAATATTAACTTCAGATTTTGAGGAGATTAAGCAGGCTTCTATTTATATTATTACGGTCCCAACACCTATAGATAGTTTTAATGTGCCCAATTTGACCCCTTTATTGAAGGCGAGTAAAATGGTGGCAAGCTGTTTGAAGAAAGGAGATCTGGTAATATATGAGTCTACGGTCTATCCGGGATGTACAGAAGAGGAATGTGTGCCCTTATTGGAGAAATATTCTGGACTGCGATATAATCAGGATTTCTTTGTGGGTTATTCTCCGGAACGGATTAATCCAGGGGATAAGGTGAATACCTTAGTGAATGTAAAGAAATTGACATCGGGTTCTACGAAAGAAGCCGCAGTACGTGTAGATGCATTGTATAAGCAAATCATTACCGCGGGAACTTATTTAACGGATTCCATAAAAATTGCAGAAGCAGCTAAGGCGATTGAGAATGCCCAAAGGGATGTCAATATCTCCTTTGTCAATGAACTAGCATTAATATTCGACCGTCTAGGAATTGACACACAGGATGTATTGGATGCCGCTTCCACCAAATATAATTTCTTGCACTTTAAGCCGGGTTTGGTAGGCGGGCATTGTATCTCAGTGGATCCTTTCTACTTAGCGCATAAAGCATCTCAGGTAGGTTATCAGCCGAATGTGATTCTTTCTGGTCGTCGAGTTAATGAACAAATGGCAAGTTTCGTGGCTTCCAAGGTGGTGAAGTTAATGACCGCTAAGGATATAGTGATAAAAGGTTCGAAAGCTTTGATTCTTGGAGTTACCTTCAAGGAAAACTGTCCAGACATTCGCAATTCTAAGGTGGTGGAAATTTATAAAGAATTACAAGATTATGGCGTTCAGGTGGATGTCTATGATCCATGGGCAAAAAAAGAGCAGGTTGCTAAACAATATGATATCGACTTGATTCAGATTTTACATGCAAATGAGCCTGCTATTAAAAAAAATAATCTACAACAAAGAAAGATAGGGTCTACACAGAATGGATTGGGAATTCTGGAAGAGATTTTGAAATCAGAAAGGGCAAATGCTATACATTATGATGCAGTAATATTAGCTGTTGCTCATCAGGAATTTCGTAACATGAACATCAAGAGCCTAATGAAGGATAATTGTGTCCTATTTGATATTAAAGGTGTTTTGGAGCGGAATTTGGTGGATGCTCGATTATAA
- a CDS encoding adenylyltransferase/cytidyltransferase family protein, which translates to MKEIEKSEQANFAAKRHDYNPGPRVGITFSTFDLLHAGHIMMLAEAKRQCDYLICGLQMDPTLDRPEKNAPTQTVVERYIQLRGCVYVDEIVPYSTEQDLEDILKSFKLDVRIVGDEYKDRDFTGRKYCEEKGIELYFNSRDHRFSSSGLRKIVADKENQKNGNK; encoded by the coding sequence ATGAAAGAAATAGAAAAAAGTGAGCAAGCAAATTTTGCTGCAAAACGTCACGATTATAATCCTGGACCTCGCGTAGGTATCACTTTTAGTACGTTCGATTTATTACACGCAGGGCACATCATGATGCTAGCGGAAGCCAAGCGACAATGTGATTATTTGATCTGCGGTCTGCAAATGGATCCTACTTTGGATAGACCAGAGAAAAATGCTCCAACACAAACCGTAGTCGAAAGATATATTCAACTAAGAGGATGTGTTTATGTTGATGAGATCGTTCCTTACTCTACGGAGCAAGACTTAGAAGATATTTTAAAATCTTTTAAGCTGGATGTTCGTATCGTTGGGGATGAATATAAAGATCGTGATTTTACAGGAAGAAAATACTGTGAAGAGAAAGGAATCGAGCTATATTTCAACAGCAGAGATCATCGATTTTCGAGCTCGGGATTGAGAAAGATCGTGGCAGATAAGGAAAATCAGAAAAACGGAAATAAATAA
- a CDS encoding nucleotide sugar dehydrogenase, giving the protein MRIKKIACIGAGYVGGPTMSVIAQKNPDIQVTVVDLNVDRINAWNDENFENLPVYEPGLDAVFAEARGRNLFFSTDVNKAIVDADMIFISVNTPTKTYGKGKGQAADLKFIELCARQIADVATSSKIIVEKSTIPVRTAATIKSILDHTGKGVQFHVLSNPEFLAEGTAIQDLHNPDRILIGGEDQEAILALKQIYEAWVPGERIITTNLWSSELSKLVANAFLAQRVSSINSISELCEVTGANVDEVANTIGQDARIGSKFLTASVGFGGSCFQKDLLNLV; this is encoded by the coding sequence ATGAGAATTAAAAAGATAGCATGTATTGGAGCTGGATATGTTGGAGGACCAACAATGTCTGTAATTGCTCAAAAGAATCCGGATATACAAGTCACAGTTGTTGACTTAAATGTGGATCGGATAAATGCATGGAACGACGAGAATTTCGAGAACCTGCCGGTATATGAGCCTGGTCTCGATGCGGTTTTTGCAGAAGCGCGAGGTAGAAATCTTTTCTTCTCTACCGACGTTAATAAAGCGATCGTCGATGCCGATATGATTTTTATTTCGGTAAATACGCCGACAAAAACATACGGTAAGGGTAAAGGTCAAGCCGCTGATCTTAAATTTATTGAGTTATGCGCTAGGCAGATTGCGGATGTCGCAACTTCTTCCAAGATCATTGTCGAGAAATCGACCATCCCTGTTCGTACAGCAGCGACGATCAAAAGCATATTAGATCATACAGGAAAAGGCGTGCAGTTCCATGTGCTTTCCAATCCGGAGTTTTTAGCGGAAGGCACCGCTATACAGGATCTTCATAATCCCGATCGTATTTTGATCGGAGGGGAGGATCAGGAAGCCATACTGGCGCTAAAGCAGATCTATGAGGCATGGGTTCCCGGGGAAAGGATCATAACGACTAATCTTTGGTCTTCTGAACTTTCAAAACTGGTTGCAAACGCTTTCCTGGCACAGCGAGTTTCATCCATTAACTCGATATCGGAACTTTGCGAAGTGACAGGAGCCAATGTGGACGAGGTAGCCAACACAATCGGACAGGATGCAAGAATAGGATCTAAATTTTTAACAGCATCGGTTGGGTTTGGGGGCTCGTGTTTTCAAAAGGATTTATTAAATTTAGTATAA